The Bradyrhizobium ottawaense genome window below encodes:
- a CDS encoding VOC family protein, with protein sequence MPVVTWDHVHLRSPDPEATAAWLRDILGGEIVHAPGRIDVNLGGARIFIAPLEGDNAVNPPPPHPHQGLDHFGLTVKDIDAVAAEIKAKGVTFTREPTTIRPGVRICFIRGPEGISIELLERDKKYT encoded by the coding sequence ATGCCAGTCGTCACTTGGGATCACGTCCATCTGCGCAGCCCCGATCCGGAGGCCACGGCGGCCTGGCTGCGGGACATCCTCGGTGGCGAGATCGTGCACGCGCCGGGACGGATCGACGTGAATCTGGGCGGCGCCAGGATCTTCATCGCGCCGCTCGAGGGCGACAACGCCGTCAACCCGCCGCCTCCGCACCCGCATCAGGGTCTCGACCATTTTGGCCTGACGGTGAAGGACATCGATGCCGTTGCAGCCGAGATCAAGGCCAAGGGCGTCACGTTCACGCGCGAGCCGACCACGATCCGGCCCGGCGTGCGCATCTGCTTCATCCGCGGCCCCGAAGGCATCTCCATCGAGCTGCTTGAGCGCGACAAGAAATATACCTGA
- a CDS encoding NUDIX hydrolase — protein MAETSASRPASTILLLRDGPTVDGKSRDEIEVFMMVRHHQIEFNSGALVFPGGSVDAGDNEIVARSDLYSGGEGLSEADRGFRIAAIRETFEESGILLARSKGTGAPVDARRAGEIADKHRVALNEHKVSFLSILVDNDLQLALDTLVPYAHWITPEGMPKRFDTWFFLAAAPPDQLGAHDGRESTDSIWVSPREAVEGGESGRFKLPFPTTRNLIRLAKQGSVKDALDHAKGMSIVTVMPVMTKTETGRQLRIPREAGYDGEVFEVGAVG, from the coding sequence ATGGCCGAAACATCAGCATCACGCCCGGCGTCGACGATCCTCCTGCTGCGCGACGGCCCCACGGTCGACGGCAAGAGCCGCGACGAAATCGAGGTCTTCATGATGGTCCGCCATCATCAGATCGAGTTCAACTCGGGCGCGCTGGTGTTTCCCGGCGGCAGCGTCGATGCCGGCGACAACGAGATCGTCGCGCGCTCCGACCTGTATTCGGGCGGTGAAGGCCTCAGCGAGGCGGATCGCGGTTTTCGCATCGCGGCGATCCGCGAGACCTTCGAAGAGAGCGGCATCCTGCTGGCGCGGTCAAAGGGGACGGGCGCGCCTGTCGATGCCAGGCGTGCCGGCGAGATCGCCGACAAGCACCGCGTCGCGCTCAACGAGCACAAGGTCAGCTTCCTGAGCATCCTGGTCGACAACGACCTTCAGCTCGCACTCGACACGCTCGTGCCTTACGCGCACTGGATCACGCCGGAGGGCATGCCCAAGCGCTTCGACACATGGTTCTTCCTTGCCGCGGCGCCACCCGACCAGCTCGGCGCCCATGACGGAAGGGAGTCGACCGATTCGATCTGGGTCTCGCCGCGCGAGGCGGTGGAAGGCGGCGAGAGTGGCCGCTTCAAGCTGCCGTTTCCGACCACGCGCAATCTGATCCGGCTGGCGAAGCAGGGCAGCGTGAAAGACGCGCTCGACCATGCCAAGGGCATGTCGATCGTCACGGTGATGCCCGTGATGACCAAGACCGAAACCGGCCGCCAGCTCCGTATCCCCCGCGAAGCCGGCTATGACGGTGAGGTGTTCGAGGTCGGGGCGGTGGGCTAA
- a CDS encoding thiolase domain-containing protein → MTIKGKAYIAGIYEHPTRHAPDKSTAQLHAEVAKGAIEDAGISKDDVDGYFCAGDAPGGAWPMVDYLGLNTKKLRHVDSTETGGCSYIIHLGHAAEAIAAGKCSIALITLAGKPRTGAMPPRAAGAEVDFESAYGATTHNAYGMCAMRHMHDYGTTSEQLAWIKVAASHHAQYNPHAMLKDVVTVEDVLNSPMISDPLHRMDCCVVSDGGGALIVTTPEIAKSLKKPLVKLIGHGEAMKGPRGGKDLDLTYSAGIWSGPRAFEEAGITPKDIKYASIYDSFTITVLMQLEDLGFCKKGEGGKFVADGNLISGVGKLPFNTDGGGLCSNHPVNRGGMTKIIEAVRQLRGEAHPKVQVRNCDLAIAHGTGGLLGVRHAASTAILERV, encoded by the coding sequence TTGACCATCAAGGGCAAGGCCTACATTGCCGGGATCTACGAACACCCGACCCGGCATGCGCCGGACAAATCCACCGCCCAGCTCCATGCCGAGGTCGCCAAGGGCGCGATCGAGGATGCCGGGATCAGCAAGGACGACGTCGACGGCTATTTCTGCGCGGGCGATGCTCCGGGCGGCGCCTGGCCGATGGTCGATTATCTCGGCCTCAACACCAAAAAGCTCCGCCACGTCGATTCCACCGAGACCGGCGGCTGTTCCTACATCATCCATCTCGGCCACGCCGCTGAGGCGATCGCGGCAGGCAAGTGCTCGATCGCGCTGATCACGCTCGCCGGCAAGCCGCGCACCGGCGCGATGCCGCCCCGTGCGGCCGGCGCCGAGGTCGATTTCGAATCCGCTTACGGCGCGACCACGCACAATGCCTACGGCATGTGTGCCATGCGCCATATGCACGACTATGGCACCACCTCGGAGCAACTGGCCTGGATCAAGGTCGCAGCCTCCCATCACGCGCAATACAATCCGCATGCCATGCTCAAGGACGTCGTCACCGTCGAGGACGTCCTGAACTCGCCGATGATCTCCGATCCCCTGCACCGCATGGATTGCTGTGTCGTCTCCGACGGCGGCGGCGCGCTGATCGTGACGACGCCGGAGATTGCCAAGAGCCTGAAGAAGCCGCTGGTCAAGCTGATCGGCCATGGCGAAGCCATGAAGGGCCCGCGCGGCGGCAAGGATCTCGATCTCACGTACTCCGCCGGCATCTGGTCCGGCCCGCGCGCGTTCGAGGAAGCCGGCATCACGCCGAAGGACATCAAATACGCCTCGATCTACGACAGCTTCACCATCACGGTGCTGATGCAGCTCGAGGATCTCGGGTTCTGCAAGAAGGGCGAGGGCGGCAAGTTCGTCGCCGACGGCAATCTGATCTCGGGCGTCGGCAAGCTGCCGTTCAACACCGACGGCGGCGGCCTCTGCAGCAACCATCCCGTCAACCGCGGCGGCATGACCAAGATCATCGAGGCCGTCAGGCAGCTGCGCGGCGAGGCGCATCCGAAGGTGCAGGTCAGGAATTGCGATCTCGCCATTGCCCACGGCACCGGCGGCCTCCTGGGCGTCCGCCACGCCGCCTCGACGGCCATTCTGGAGCGCGTGTGA
- a CDS encoding PAS domain S-box protein: protein MSAELTPTPEKKRTFSLSIGQLTFGSFLLVLAVIIVTSTASVIAIRHIDTTFAELQRLQSVGDLAEDIDRRMNELRLAARDFVTDPGAGIQFKQVGEAASTLSDILKKTRIELAPEQQDMIDGVTERLATYRNGLERISTLIDRRAQLLAGLPPLREQFDVAVSGAADRDLASRLSEAQSRIALGLLARNPSAAEQAAQNMRALNIVDARLKSAVNDYAEAIMAVAVRERQIADIDREVLGTEGRLIGRVTELLREVSDRRGHVLSRDFARTLTEARWQSIVLGTIGVLIGIGAALFVVRRTVRPLAQIARSIRALAAGRKDTSIPSADLDNEIGDIARAAEVFRRALEEADTAREAAVRALTEQRLAEESYRKLFEGSVDGIYVTTPAGDLLNANPALARMMGYDSPQHLIDSINDIAHTIYVHPEARVEYQRLMARDGMVREFEYQVRQRSGDILWLSDSATGVRDEAGNIVRYEGTLRDITDQKRAEDAIAEGRRLLQQVIDTVPAVINVKDRDLRYVLMNRYMAGIFGIEPGDALGRTTADLMSRYGAAKTDENDKRVLSIRKGLGFYEEEYKDSSGNMRQWLVNKLPLLDAEGEIERIVTVALDIGERKRGEQEMRKAKESAETALRNLRETQASLIEAEKLAALGRLVAGVAHEVNNPVGISLTVASALERKTAMFTSEVERGELRRSTLNDFLNTSRDASSQLVSNLNRAAELIQSFKQVAADRNYSDQRSFDLGDLTEQVVMSLRPGLRKHNLTLNVECQPDLTMNSYPGPYGQVLTNLFLNSVAHAFPDGRPGTIDIQVRESGKDNVEIIFSDNGCGMSLDVRRRAFDPFFTTRRDQGGTGLGLHIVYSIVTNRLGGRLDLDSEPGSGTRIQIILPRTAPLEQAAE, encoded by the coding sequence ATGTCCGCCGAATTGACGCCGACCCCTGAGAAAAAGCGAACATTCTCGCTCTCCATCGGCCAGCTCACTTTCGGCAGCTTCCTGTTGGTGCTGGCGGTGATCATCGTCACGTCGACCGCGAGCGTGATCGCGATCCGACACATCGACACCACCTTCGCCGAGCTGCAGAGGCTCCAGAGCGTCGGTGACCTCGCCGAGGACATCGATCGCCGCATGAACGAGTTGCGGCTTGCCGCGCGCGACTTCGTCACCGATCCCGGCGCCGGCATCCAGTTCAAGCAGGTCGGAGAGGCGGCCTCGACGCTCAGCGACATCCTGAAGAAGACCCGCATCGAGCTCGCGCCCGAGCAGCAGGACATGATCGACGGGGTCACCGAGCGGCTCGCGACTTATCGCAACGGCCTCGAGCGGATATCGACCCTGATCGATCGCCGCGCCCAGCTGCTCGCCGGCCTGCCGCCGCTGCGCGAACAGTTCGATGTGGCTGTCTCCGGTGCGGCCGACCGTGATCTGGCATCGCGCCTGTCGGAGGCGCAGAGCCGGATCGCGCTCGGGCTGCTCGCGCGCAACCCGTCCGCGGCCGAGCAGGCCGCGCAGAACATGCGGGCCCTGAACATTGTCGATGCCCGGCTGAAATCGGCGGTGAACGATTATGCCGAGGCCATCATGGCCGTGGCCGTTCGCGAGCGGCAGATCGCCGACATCGACCGCGAGGTGCTGGGAACCGAGGGCCGGCTGATCGGCCGCGTCACCGAATTGCTGCGCGAGGTCAGCGACCGACGCGGCCACGTGCTGTCGCGCGACTTCGCCCGGACGCTGACGGAAGCGCGATGGCAGAGCATCGTGCTCGGCACCATCGGCGTGCTGATCGGCATCGGCGCTGCCTTGTTCGTGGTGCGCAGGACGGTGCGTCCGCTCGCCCAGATCGCCCGCTCCATCCGCGCGCTTGCGGCGGGCCGGAAAGACACCTCGATTCCGTCGGCCGACCTCGACAACGAGATCGGCGACATCGCGCGTGCAGCCGAAGTGTTCCGCCGCGCGCTGGAGGAGGCCGACACGGCGCGCGAGGCAGCGGTGCGCGCGCTCACCGAGCAGCGCCTCGCCGAAGAGAGCTACCGAAAGCTGTTCGAGGGCTCGGTCGACGGCATCTATGTGACGACGCCGGCCGGCGATCTGCTCAACGCCAATCCGGCGCTGGCGCGGATGATGGGCTATGACAGCCCGCAGCACCTCATCGACAGCATCAACGACATCGCCCACACCATCTACGTCCATCCCGAGGCACGCGTCGAATACCAGCGGCTGATGGCACGCGACGGCATGGTGCGTGAGTTCGAGTACCAGGTGCGCCAGCGCAGCGGCGACATCCTGTGGCTCTCGGACAGCGCCACCGGCGTGCGGGACGAAGCGGGCAACATCGTCCGTTACGAGGGCACGCTGCGCGACATCACCGACCAGAAGCGGGCGGAAGACGCCATCGCCGAAGGCCGGCGCCTGCTCCAGCAGGTCATCGACACCGTGCCGGCGGTGATCAACGTCAAGGACCGCGACCTGCGCTATGTGCTGATGAACCGCTATATGGCCGGCATCTTCGGCATCGAACCCGGCGACGCGCTCGGGCGCACCACGGCGGACCTGATGTCGCGCTACGGCGCGGCCAAGACCGACGAGAACGACAAGCGCGTGCTCAGCATCCGCAAGGGGCTCGGCTTCTATGAGGAGGAGTACAAGGACTCCTCGGGCAACATGCGGCAATGGCTGGTCAACAAGCTGCCGCTGCTCGATGCCGAGGGCGAGATCGAGCGGATCGTCACCGTCGCGCTCGACATCGGCGAGCGCAAGCGCGGTGAGCAGGAGATGCGCAAGGCCAAGGAGTCCGCCGAGACCGCGCTGCGCAATCTGCGCGAGACCCAGGCCTCGCTGATCGAGGCCGAGAAGCTCGCCGCGCTCGGACGCCTCGTCGCCGGCGTCGCCCACGAGGTCAACAATCCCGTCGGCATCAGCCTCACGGTCGCCTCCGCGCTGGAGCGCAAGACCGCGATGTTCACCTCCGAGGTCGAGCGCGGCGAGCTGCGCCGCTCCACGCTCAACGACTTCCTCAACACCAGCCGCGATGCATCCTCGCAGCTCGTCTCCAATCTCAATCGCGCCGCCGAGCTGATCCAGTCGTTCAAGCAGGTCGCCGCCGACCGCAACTATTCGGATCAGCGCAGCTTCGATCTCGGCGACCTCACCGAGCAGGTGGTGATGAGTCTGAGGCCGGGCCTGCGCAAGCACAATCTGACGCTCAATGTCGAGTGCCAGCCCGATCTCACCATGAATAGCTATCCGGGCCCGTACGGCCAGGTGCTGACCAATCTGTTTCTCAATTCGGTGGCGCACGCCTTCCCGGACGGCCGGCCGGGAACCATCGACATCCAGGTCCGCGAGTCCGGCAAGGACAATGTCGAGATCATCTTCTCGGACAATGGTTGCGGCATGTCACTCGACGTCCGACGCCGTGCCTTCGATCCGTTCTTCACGACGCGGCGCGACCAGGGCGGCACCGGTCTTGGATTGCACATCGTCTACAGCATCGTCACCAACCGGCTCGGCGGGCGGCTCGATCTCGATTCCGAACCGGGCAGTGGCACCCGCATCCAGATCATCCTGCCGCGCACGGCGCCGCTGGAGCAGGCTGCGGAATAG
- a CDS encoding SDR family oxidoreductase — MGLLDGKVALITGAGGGLGEAYAKLFAREGASVVVNDLGGPRDGSGADKSMAQLVVDAITAEGGKAVANGADISTMEGGQSVFDDAIKHFGRADILVNNAGILRDQTFAKASESDWDKVIKVHLKGTFCCTMPVFRWMRENGGGVIVNTSSTSGLIGNFGQTNYGAAKGGIWGLSNVLAIEGRKYNIRIWTLAPGALTRMTADLPRYKENPSAALGPDGIAPAVLYMVSDLSGDQTGKVLGVSGPRGVREMRMMEMEGWKPPHTGWKAQDIADHAKEIFFSEEQIKMGARRF, encoded by the coding sequence ATGGGACTACTCGACGGCAAGGTCGCGCTGATCACCGGCGCTGGCGGCGGGCTCGGTGAGGCCTACGCGAAGCTGTTTGCGCGGGAAGGGGCCTCGGTCGTCGTCAATGACCTCGGCGGTCCCCGTGACGGCTCCGGCGCCGACAAGTCGATGGCGCAGCTCGTGGTGGACGCGATCACGGCCGAGGGCGGCAAGGCGGTCGCCAACGGCGCCGATATCTCCACCATGGAGGGCGGCCAGTCGGTGTTCGACGACGCCATCAAGCATTTCGGCCGCGCCGACATCCTCGTCAACAATGCCGGCATTTTGCGCGACCAGACCTTCGCAAAGGCCAGCGAATCCGACTGGGACAAGGTCATCAAGGTGCATCTGAAGGGCACCTTTTGTTGCACCATGCCGGTGTTTCGCTGGATGCGGGAAAATGGCGGCGGTGTCATCGTCAACACCTCCTCGACATCAGGGCTGATCGGCAATTTCGGCCAGACCAATTACGGCGCGGCCAAGGGCGGCATCTGGGGCCTGTCCAACGTGCTGGCGATCGAGGGCCGCAAATACAACATCCGGATCTGGACGCTGGCCCCGGGCGCGCTGACCCGCATGACCGCAGACCTGCCCCGCTATAAGGAGAACCCCTCGGCGGCGCTGGGGCCGGACGGCATCGCGCCGGCCGTGCTATACATGGTCAGCGACTTGTCGGGCGACCAGACCGGCAAGGTGCTGGGCGTGTCCGGGCCCCGCGGCGTGCGCGAGATGCGGATGATGGAAATGGAAGGCTGGAAACCGCCGCACACGGGCTGGAAGGCCCAGGACATCGCCGATCACGCCAAGGAGATCTTCTTCTCCGAGGAGCAGATCAAGATGGGCGCGCGGCGGTTTTAG
- a CDS encoding MaoC family dehydratase — MSARYEELKGLKNLGQKYAYTDREVMLYAYGIGLGADPMDEKELAFVNEGTLTPRPLKVVPTFASVAAWGAGPGEMNLNRVMVVDGERDITFHQPLPVAAHITADSSVVEVYDKGKDKGVVIAHQTVLKNEKGEKLATLVASRFARGDGGFGGPSLTQPDPHKIPSRTPDKTIDITTRPDQALVYRLCGDRNPLHSDPEFAKKAGFPRPILHGMCTYGITCRGVLQTYADYDASAFRQHVARFSSPVYPGETVTMDLWRDGNTISFEAKVKSRGVTVIKNGKTVLG, encoded by the coding sequence ATGTCCGCCAGATACGAAGAGCTCAAAGGCCTGAAAAACCTCGGCCAGAAATACGCCTACACCGACCGCGAGGTGATGCTCTACGCCTATGGCATCGGCCTCGGCGCCGATCCCATGGACGAGAAGGAGCTCGCCTTCGTCAATGAGGGCACGCTGACGCCGCGGCCGCTGAAGGTGGTACCGACGTTTGCGTCCGTCGCAGCCTGGGGCGCGGGCCCGGGCGAGATGAACCTCAACCGCGTCATGGTCGTCGACGGTGAGCGCGACATCACCTTCCACCAGCCGCTGCCGGTGGCCGCGCACATCACGGCCGACTCCTCCGTCGTTGAGGTCTACGACAAGGGCAAGGACAAGGGCGTCGTCATCGCGCACCAGACGGTGCTCAAGAACGAGAAGGGCGAGAAGCTCGCGACACTCGTCGCTTCGCGCTTTGCCCGCGGCGACGGCGGCTTCGGCGGGCCGAGCCTGACCCAGCCAGATCCGCACAAGATCCCCTCGCGCACGCCCGACAAGACCATCGACATCACCACGCGTCCCGACCAGGCGCTGGTCTATCGCCTCTGCGGCGACCGCAATCCGTTGCACAGCGATCCCGAGTTCGCCAAGAAGGCCGGCTTCCCGCGTCCGATCCTGCACGGCATGTGCACCTACGGCATCACCTGCCGCGGCGTGCTTCAGACCTACGCCGATTACGACGCAAGCGCATTCCGCCAGCACGTCGCGCGGTTCTCCTCGCCGGTCTATCCCGGCGAGACCGTGACCATGGACCTCTGGAGGGACGGCAACACGATCTCGTTCGAAGCGAAGGTGAAGTCGCGCGGCGTCACCGTGATCAAGAACGGCAAGACGGTCTTAGGTTAG
- a CDS encoding AraC family transcriptional regulator — MLFDALAPSSALQLIGFADVDAFRPIETMEDARSIPLDIPNFAAARAVVSLPACRIIMMRSFARILDTAYRMPDGMVILSMTDDLQVNFKGLDLDARFFVTLRGNDECHFVEPQTNHHAMIIFSPELKDRGWFDHADGLRAHVANRPALLHTRQLLLDILRTASMQPLLFETTEAAAHLQEGLLLALDDLFRIDSMSDRSASVQGERSIKLVQRIDDYVAAHPTVPIYTADLAGEFGVSIRTLGGAVSKVRGMSLHQYIRLKRLWATRARLLKGGGATVATCARAQGFHHLGEFAAAYRATFHEAPSDTLARGRHSRTPPA, encoded by the coding sequence ATGTTGTTCGACGCCCTCGCTCCGTCCTCAGCTCTTCAACTGATCGGCTTTGCCGACGTCGATGCGTTTCGGCCGATCGAGACGATGGAGGACGCCAGGAGCATTCCGCTCGACATTCCGAACTTCGCCGCGGCCCGCGCCGTCGTCTCCCTGCCGGCATGCCGCATCATCATGATGAGATCGTTCGCGCGCATCCTTGACACCGCCTATCGGATGCCGGACGGGATGGTGATCCTGTCCATGACCGACGACCTCCAGGTCAACTTCAAGGGCCTGGATCTCGACGCGCGCTTCTTCGTGACGCTCCGCGGCAACGATGAATGCCACTTCGTCGAGCCTCAGACTAATCATCATGCAATGATCATCTTCTCCCCCGAGCTCAAAGACCGGGGCTGGTTCGATCACGCCGACGGTTTGCGGGCTCATGTCGCGAACCGGCCCGCCCTGCTGCACACGCGGCAACTCCTGCTCGACATCCTGCGAACCGCGTCAATGCAGCCGCTCCTGTTCGAGACCACCGAGGCGGCGGCCCATCTGCAGGAGGGCCTGCTGCTCGCACTCGACGATCTGTTTCGGATCGATTCGATGTCGGATCGGAGCGCCTCGGTCCAAGGCGAGCGTTCGATCAAGCTCGTGCAGCGGATCGACGATTACGTCGCAGCCCATCCGACCGTGCCGATCTATACCGCCGATCTCGCCGGTGAGTTCGGCGTCTCGATCCGCACCCTCGGCGGCGCAGTCAGCAAGGTGCGTGGCATGAGCCTGCATCAGTACATTCGCCTCAAGCGGCTGTGGGCGACCCGCGCCCGTCTGCTCAAGGGCGGCGGCGCCACCGTCGCCACGTGTGCGCGCGCGCAGGGCTTCCATCATCTCGGTGAATTTGCCGCAGCCTACCGCGCGACGTTCCACGAGGCCCCGTCCGACACGCTGGCACGCGGCCGGCACAGCCGTACCCCGCCAGCCTGA
- a CDS encoding Zn-ribbon domain-containing OB-fold protein yields the protein MLDAKKYPAPVTNPETAAFWDAAKQGKFMIKRCTACGEAHYFPRSICPFCYSDKTVWEEASGEGTIYTWSLMRKSPTGPYAIGYVTLKEGPSVQTNFVDCDLEKLKIGQKVKVVFKPTDGAPLPFFTPA from the coding sequence ATGTTAGATGCAAAGAAATATCCGGCTCCGGTGACGAACCCCGAGACCGCAGCGTTCTGGGACGCAGCCAAGCAAGGCAAGTTCATGATCAAGCGCTGCACGGCGTGCGGCGAAGCGCATTACTTCCCGCGCTCGATCTGCCCGTTCTGCTACTCCGACAAGACGGTGTGGGAGGAAGCGTCGGGCGAGGGCACGATCTACACCTGGAGCCTGATGCGGAAATCGCCGACCGGGCCCTATGCCATCGGCTACGTCACGCTGAAGGAGGGGCCGTCGGTACAGACCAATTTCGTCGACTGCGATCTCGAGAAGCTGAAGATCGGTCAGAAGGTGAAGGTGGTGTTCAAGCCGACCGACGGCGCACCGCTGCCGTTCTTCACACCGGCCTAG
- a CDS encoding dihydrodipicolinate synthase family protein produces the protein MKLTADAKGTFAIAPTPFHDDGRIDERSIDRLTDFYEEVGCDGVTVLGILGEAPKLDAAEAEQVAVRFVKRARKMQVIVGVSAPGFATMRSLAMASMDAGAAGVMIAPPPSLRTDDQIVGYFKQAAEAIGPDVPWVLQDYPLTLSVVFTPAVIRKIVMDNPNCVMLKHEDWPGLEKITTLRGFQKDGSLRPLSILCGNGGTFLDFEMERGADGAMTGYAFPELLIDVVNLSKAGKRDAAHDLFDAHLPLIRYEQQPGVGLTIRKYVLQKRGIIASSAQRKPGATITATAKAEVEYLLSRVARVDKRANLGPQSSAAG, from the coding sequence ATGAAACTGACCGCCGACGCCAAGGGCACTTTCGCAATTGCGCCGACGCCGTTCCACGACGACGGCCGGATCGACGAGCGCTCGATCGATCGCCTGACCGATTTCTACGAGGAGGTCGGCTGCGACGGCGTCACGGTGCTGGGCATCCTCGGTGAGGCGCCGAAGCTCGATGCCGCCGAGGCCGAGCAGGTGGCGGTGCGCTTCGTCAAGCGTGCCAGGAAGATGCAGGTGATCGTCGGCGTCTCCGCGCCCGGCTTTGCCACCATGCGCTCGCTGGCCATGGCCTCGATGGACGCCGGCGCGGCCGGCGTCATGATCGCGCCGCCGCCGAGCCTGCGTACCGACGACCAGATCGTCGGCTATTTCAAGCAGGCGGCCGAGGCGATCGGGCCGGATGTGCCCTGGGTGCTCCAGGATTATCCGCTGACCCTGTCGGTGGTGTTCACCCCCGCCGTGATCCGCAAGATCGTCATGGACAATCCGAACTGCGTGATGCTCAAGCACGAGGACTGGCCGGGGCTGGAGAAGATCACGACCCTGCGCGGCTTCCAGAAGGACGGCTCGCTCCGTCCGCTCTCGATTCTCTGCGGCAATGGCGGCACGTTCCTGGACTTCGAGATGGAGCGCGGTGCCGACGGCGCCATGACCGGCTACGCCTTCCCGGAGCTTCTGATCGACGTCGTGAACCTCTCCAAGGCCGGCAAGCGCGATGCCGCGCATGATCTGTTCGACGCGCATCTGCCGCTGATCCGCTACGAGCAGCAGCCCGGCGTCGGCCTGACCATCCGCAAATACGTGCTCCAGAAGCGCGGCATCATCGCCTCCAGCGCCCAGCGCAAGCCCGGTGCGACCATCACGGCGACGGCGAAGGCGGAGGTCGAGTATCTGCTGTCGCGCGTCGCCCGCGTCGACAAGCGCGCCAATCTCGGCCCGCAATCCAGCGCGGCAGGTTAG
- a CDS encoding DMT family transporter, whose translation MDSRQDTNIAVELALLVALATLWGGSYTFIKLGVATIPPITLIAARTTIAGLLLLVVMWARGIRMPMDAAAWQRFAFQAVLNSVIPWTLIAWGERHVDAALATILNSAGPIFTFLLTAVVTRHEATSPRKLFGVIAGMAGILLIVGVDAFHDIGSGLLAEAAIVAATICYACAAIFGRSFKGLDPMAPAAGSLLAGAAVLIPASLVVEQPWTLSPSPSSVLALLALAVFSTAAAFAIYFRLIQTLGSVGTTAQAYLRVPIGVAISVAFLGESLSQTAWIGLACVVLGVAAMTIPARRQASVKPS comes from the coding sequence ATGGACAGCCGGCAGGACACCAACATCGCCGTCGAGCTGGCGCTCCTGGTCGCGCTCGCGACGCTCTGGGGCGGCTCCTACACCTTCATCAAGCTCGGCGTCGCCACCATTCCCCCGATTACCTTGATCGCGGCGCGGACCACGATCGCGGGCCTCCTGCTGCTCGTCGTGATGTGGGCGCGCGGCATCAGGATGCCGATGGACGCAGCGGCTTGGCAGCGCTTCGCCTTCCAGGCCGTGCTCAACAGCGTCATTCCCTGGACGCTGATCGCCTGGGGCGAGCGCCATGTCGATGCCGCGCTCGCCACCATCCTCAACTCGGCCGGACCGATCTTCACCTTCCTGCTCACGGCGGTCGTCACCCGCCACGAGGCGACAAGCCCGCGAAAGCTGTTCGGCGTGATCGCGGGCATGGCCGGCATCCTGCTGATCGTCGGCGTCGATGCCTTCCACGACATCGGCAGCGGTCTCCTCGCGGAGGCGGCCATCGTCGCCGCCACCATCTGCTACGCCTGCGCCGCGATCTTCGGCCGCAGCTTCAAGGGCCTCGACCCCATGGCACCCGCTGCCGGCTCGCTGCTGGCGGGGGCGGCGGTCCTGATTCCGGCCTCGCTCGTGGTCGAGCAGCCCTGGACGCTGTCGCCGTCGCCGAGCTCGGTGCTGGCGCTGCTCGCGCTCGCCGTGTTCTCGACGGCCGCGGCGTTTGCGATCTATTTCCGCCTGATCCAGACCCTGGGCTCGGTCGGCACCACCGCGCAGGCCTATCTGCGGGTGCCGATCGGGGTCGCCATCAGCGTCGCCTTCCTCGGTGAGAGCCTGAGCCAGACCGCCTGGATCGGGCTTGCCTGCGTCGTCCTCGGCGTAGCCGCCATGACGATCCCGGCCCGGCGGCAGGCAAGCGTCAAACCGTCATAG
- a CDS encoding GrlR family regulatory protein yields the protein MKNGLYSIHVTLLDGRAGKGSGVILFRDGKILGGDAYLYYTGSYVVKDNNTFKGEVLVQRHTSPRGDDNPLFGGPAPVGIGLSGTFTDTRAEMTGTALVGKASQIFGATLHKLADFD from the coding sequence ATGAAAAACGGTCTCTATTCGATTCACGTGACCCTGCTCGATGGTCGAGCCGGCAAGGGCAGCGGCGTGATCCTTTTTCGCGACGGCAAGATCCTTGGCGGCGATGCCTACCTCTATTACACCGGCAGCTACGTGGTGAAGGACAACAACACCTTCAAGGGCGAAGTGCTGGTGCAACGACACACCTCGCCGCGGGGCGACGACAATCCGCTGTTCGGCGGCCCTGCCCCCGTCGGCATCGGCCTCAGCGGCACCTTCACTGACACGCGCGCGGAGATGACGGGCACGGCTCTCGTCGGCAAGGCCAGCCAGATTTTTGGCGCGACGCTGCACAAGCTCGCCGACTTCGACTAG